A stretch of the Duncaniella dubosii genome encodes the following:
- a CDS encoding nitroreductase family protein has protein sequence MMGAVTMAESLGLGTCPIGYARTVAPEALSSMMKLPDKTFIVCGLAIGVPREMPDLKPKQPLSLVIHKDHYRQDDDAMLEELKEYDAIVSNYNQTREGAKTDNDWASHIVGYYREAMQYRMLRALQRRGFDPAR, from the coding sequence ATGATGGGGGCAGTGACGATGGCTGAGTCGCTCGGGCTTGGGACCTGTCCGATCGGTTATGCACGCACCGTCGCGCCTGAGGCTCTCTCATCGATGATGAAGCTTCCAGACAAGACTTTCATTGTGTGTGGTCTTGCAATAGGTGTACCGCGTGAGATGCCCGATCTGAAACCGAAGCAGCCGCTGTCGCTCGTCATCCATAAGGATCATTACCGTCAGGATGATGACGCGATGCTCGAAGAGCTTAAGGAATATGATGCCATCGTCAGCAACTACAATCAGACACGCGAAGGCGCAAAGACCGACAATGACTGGGCTTCGCATATAGTGGGCTACTATCGCGAAGCGATGCAATATCGCATGCTCCGTGCTCTTCAGCGCCGTGGGTTTGATCCTGCGCGGTGA
- a CDS encoding nitroreductase family protein, whose amino-acid sequence MKSVKESLLNRRSIRRYEREAVTDEQMQLIYEAIRNTPTSYNGQQFSVIDVTDQAVKEQIYALTNQKQIKTCSHFLLFMIDYHKIRLISEAKNIDMPDFEHTADGLIVGSLTQRWP is encoded by the coding sequence ATGAAAAGCGTTAAAGAAAGTCTGCTGAATCGTCGCAGTATCCGTCGCTATGAGCGTGAGGCGGTGACCGACGAACAGATGCAGCTAATTTATGAGGCCATACGCAACACGCCCACAAGTTACAACGGACAGCAGTTTTCTGTAATCGATGTTACGGATCAGGCTGTCAAGGAACAGATTTATGCTCTGACAAATCAGAAGCAGATCAAGACATGTTCGCATTTTTTGCTTTTTATGATCGACTATCATAAAATCCGGCTGATCAGCGAAGCAAAAAATATAGATATGCCGGATTTCGAACATACTGCCGACGGCCTGATTGTCGGGTCGTTGACGCAACGCTGGCCATGA
- a CDS encoding potassium/proton antiporter: MDFITSENILLIGSMLLIAGVLVGKLSYRFGLPLLLIFLLVGMAFGTDGLGIQFSDMHTAQFIGMVALCIILFSGGLGTKLSSIRPVIIPGLVLSTAGVLLTALITGLFILWLSGMEWANIHFAFLPSLLLAATMSSTDSASVFGILGSQKVALRNHLRPMLELESGSNDPMAYMLTIILIEAITLGGGLSAGNIAVELILQFGVGGATGFVMGKLTLWLISAYRRIGRSSGNQEDASQATSMISILMIGCVFFTFAITTALAGNGYLAVYICGIVLGNATLPNHRGISKFIDGMTWLAQIVVFLMLGLLVNPHEMIDVAVVSIMIGIFMILVGRPLSVFVSLAPLRKISTRSKLFISWVGLRGAVPIIFATYPVVANIEGAGQIFNIVFFVTLLSLLIQGTTVIASAKKLKLIDPDAKEDDDFGVELADDIPTSLQTLTLTEQHLAGGNTLRDMQLPAGSLVMMIRRDSRYIVPNGTRRLLPGDTLLIIREEKSS; this comes from the coding sequence ATGGATTTTATCACATCAGAAAACATACTCCTCATCGGCTCGATGCTACTCATCGCAGGAGTGCTTGTCGGCAAATTAAGTTACCGCTTCGGACTTCCGTTGCTGTTGATATTCCTTCTCGTCGGCATGGCTTTCGGCACCGACGGCCTCGGAATCCAGTTCAGCGACATGCACACCGCACAGTTCATCGGCATGGTGGCGCTTTGTATCATACTTTTTTCAGGCGGCCTCGGCACCAAACTCTCCTCGATAAGACCCGTAATCATCCCGGGCCTCGTCCTCTCTACAGCAGGAGTGCTACTCACTGCGCTCATAACCGGCCTGTTCATCCTATGGCTATCAGGCATGGAATGGGCCAATATCCATTTTGCATTCCTCCCGTCGCTTCTGCTCGCAGCCACGATGTCGTCGACCGACTCGGCCTCGGTGTTCGGCATACTCGGAAGTCAGAAAGTGGCACTTCGCAATCACCTTCGCCCCATGCTTGAGCTTGAAAGCGGATCAAACGACCCTATGGCCTATATGCTAACCATAATACTTATAGAGGCCATCACTCTCGGCGGAGGGCTTTCGGCCGGTAACATAGCTGTCGAGCTAATCTTGCAATTCGGAGTGGGCGGGGCAACCGGATTTGTGATGGGCAAACTCACGCTTTGGCTCATCAGCGCATACCGGCGCATCGGCCGCAGCTCTGGCAATCAGGAGGATGCGTCCCAGGCCACTTCAATGATTTCGATACTGATGATCGGATGTGTATTCTTCACCTTCGCTATCACGACCGCCCTTGCAGGCAACGGCTATCTCGCCGTATATATCTGCGGGATAGTTCTCGGCAATGCCACACTTCCCAACCATCGCGGAATCTCGAAATTCATCGACGGCATGACATGGCTGGCACAGATAGTCGTGTTCCTTATGCTCGGCCTGCTCGTGAACCCTCACGAGATGATCGATGTTGCGGTGGTCTCAATCATGATTGGCATATTCATGATCCTTGTGGGACGTCCGCTCAGCGTGTTCGTCTCGCTCGCACCTTTGCGAAAAATCAGCACCCGGTCCAAGCTGTTCATATCATGGGTCGGCCTGCGCGGAGCCGTACCAATCATCTTCGCCACATATCCTGTCGTCGCAAATATCGAAGGTGCCGGACAGATTTTCAACATTGTGTTTTTTGTCACGCTCCTTTCCCTGCTAATACAGGGCACGACTGTAATAGCATCGGCAAAGAAACTGAAACTAATCGATCCGGATGCCAAGGAGGATGATGATTTCGGAGTCGAGCTTGCCGATGATATCCCGACTTCGCTCCAGACTCTAACCCTGACCGAACAGCATCTTGCAGGAGGAAACACCCTCCGCGACATGCAGCTCCCGGCCGGCTCGCTCGTCATGATGATCCGGCGCGATTCGCGCTATATCGTTCCTAACGGCACACGCAGGCTTCTGCCGGGAGATACATTGCTTATAATCCGTGAAGAAAAAAGCTCTTGA
- a CDS encoding DNA alkylation repair protein, producing the protein MDELLYQWTDMLSAEIVPGKREVLMRFFKTAPGEYGEGDQFLGITVPSVRKVSKLMTEAPLEAISRMLKSEIHEHRLSALLVLVERYRRAKKNHELKKQIADFYLSNTPSINNWDLVDLSAPKIIGNYVYETGNYEILYRLSRSSDLWEQRIAIVSTYTLLCNGITEPTISISQSYLTHKHDLIHKATGWMLREMGKRTDESLLTKFLDAHTRNMPRTMLRYAIEKLSPELRQYYLHLPR; encoded by the coding sequence ATGGATGAACTGCTTTATCAATGGACCGACATGCTGTCTGCCGAAATAGTTCCCGGCAAACGCGAAGTGCTGATGCGATTTTTCAAGACTGCACCCGGAGAATATGGTGAAGGCGACCAATTTTTAGGCATCACAGTCCCGTCTGTCAGGAAAGTATCCAAGCTTATGACTGAAGCTCCTTTAGAAGCTATCAGCAGAATGCTTAAGTCTGAAATCCATGAACACAGGCTGTCAGCCCTGCTGGTACTCGTCGAACGCTACCGACGGGCTAAAAAGAACCACGAGCTGAAAAAACAGATTGCCGATTTCTATCTGTCAAACACCCCCTCAATCAACAACTGGGATCTTGTCGACCTTTCGGCCCCAAAAATCATCGGTAACTACGTCTATGAAACAGGCAATTATGAAATACTTTACCGCCTAAGCCGTTCTTCAGACCTTTGGGAACAACGAATAGCCATAGTATCGACCTACACGCTGCTTTGCAACGGTATCACCGAACCAACGATCTCTATTTCTCAAAGCTATCTCACCCACAAACATGACCTCATACACAAAGCCACAGGATGGATGCTGCGCGAAATGGGAAAACGGACAGATGAGAGCCTGCTCACAAAATTTCTGGATGCACACACCCGGAATATGCCAAGAACAATGCTCCGATATGCAATCGAAAAACTTTCACCTGAACTGAGACAATATTACCTGCACCTGCCAAGATGA
- a CDS encoding MIP family channel protein, which yields MKKYLAEMIGTFVLVLMGCGSAIFAGIGVGTTGYGVTTLGVAMAFGLSVVAMAYTIGNISGCHINPAITLGVWSSGRMSGREAGGYMLFQCIGAILASFVLWILVHTGNQAGIEAVFNDTTTTGANSFMPGNIVPAFIAEMVFTFIFVLVVLGSTDQKKGAGNFAGLAIGLTLVLVHIACIPITGTSVNPARSLGPAIFAAIEGNAQPIAQLWLFIVAPFIGAIISSYVWKLIGSKD from the coding sequence ATGAAGAAGTATCTTGCAGAGATGATCGGTACGTTTGTATTGGTCTTGATGGGCTGCGGTAGCGCAATTTTCGCCGGAATCGGAGTCGGAACAACCGGCTACGGAGTCACAACCCTCGGTGTAGCAATGGCTTTCGGTCTTTCGGTAGTAGCGATGGCTTACACAATAGGAAATATCTCAGGCTGCCATATCAATCCGGCAATCACACTCGGTGTATGGTCAAGCGGACGCATGAGCGGACGCGAGGCCGGAGGATATATGCTTTTCCAGTGTATCGGAGCGATACTCGCCTCTTTCGTCCTATGGATTCTTGTCCATACAGGTAATCAGGCCGGCATCGAAGCCGTGTTCAACGACACGACAACCACAGGAGCAAACAGCTTTATGCCCGGCAACATCGTACCCGCGTTTATTGCTGAAATGGTTTTCACTTTCATTTTCGTATTGGTGGTGCTTGGCTCTACTGACCAGAAAAAAGGTGCAGGCAATTTCGCCGGTCTTGCCATAGGACTCACACTTGTTCTCGTACACATCGCATGTATTCCTATCACCGGAACATCTGTCAATCCCGCCCGTTCACTCGGCCCGGCCATATTCGCTGCGATTGAAGGAAATGCCCAGCCCATAGCACAGCTCTGGCTCTTTATCGTCGCTCCCTTCATCGGCGCAATCATAAGCTCATACGTATGGAAGCTGATCGGATCTAAAGATTGA